The following are encoded together in the Hoplias malabaricus isolate fHopMal1 chromosome 3, fHopMal1.hap1, whole genome shotgun sequence genome:
- the phb2b gene encoding prohibitin-2b, protein MANKEPSRFLQQLREIASRMSSGSRGARLGLKLLIGAGALAYGVKEATYTVEGGQRAIIFNRIGGMQMDTVLAEGLHFRIPWFQYPIIYDIRARPRKISSLTGSKDLQMVSIALRVLSRPVASNLPSMYQQLGKDYDERVLPSIVNEVLKSVVAKFNASQLITQRAQVSLLIRRELFERAKDFNIILDDVAITELSFSKEYTAAVEAKQVAQQEAQRAQFFVEKAKQEQKQKVIQAEGEAQAAKMLGEAVTKNPGYLKLRRIRAAQSIAKTVAVSQNRVYLNADSLVMNLQDDYFNNLSLKKK, encoded by the exons atGGCGAATAAAGAGCCCAGC AGGTTCCTTCAGCAGCTGAGAGAAATTGCCAGCCGCATGTCCTCTGGCTCTAGGGGCGCAAGGCTTGGATTGAAGTTACTAATTGGTGCTGGTGCCCTTGCTTATGGAGTCAAAGAGGCCACATATACAG TGGAGGGTGGTCAGCGTGCAATCATCTTTAACAGAATTGGGGGAATGCAGATGGACACTGTGCTGGCTGAGGGCCTTCACTTCAG GATACCATGGTTTCAGTACCCCATTATATATGATATCAGAGCAAGACCACGAAAGATTTCCTCTTTGACTGGAAGTAAAG ACCTTCAGATGGTGAGCATTGCACTGCGTGTGTTGTCGAGACCTGTGGCCTCCAATCTTCCTTCAATGTACCAGCAGCTGGGGAAGGACTATGATGAACGTGTTCTGCCTTCTATTGTTAATGAAGTGTTGAAGAGTGTGGTTGCCAAATTCAACGCCTCCCAGCTCATCACACAAAGAGCACAG gtTTCTCTGCTAATTCGTCGGGAGCTATTCGAGCGGGCTAAAGACTTTAACATCATCCTTGATGATGTAGCCATTACAGAGCTGAGCTTTAGTAAAGAGTATACAGCAGCTGTTGAGGCCAAACAAGTTG CCCAACAGGAGGCTCAGAGAGCCCAGTTCTTTGTTGAGAAGGCCAAAcaagaacagaaacagaaagtcATTCAAGCTGAAGGAGAGGCTCAAGCAGCCAAAATG TTAGGAGAGGCTGTCACAAAAAATCCTGGATACCTTAAACTAAGAAGAATCCGAGCAGCACAGAGCATCGCCAAAACG GTTGCAGTCTCCCAGAACAGAGTTTACCTGAATGCAGACAGTCTAGTCATGAACCTCCAGGATGACTATTTCAACAA TTTGTCCCTCAAGAAGAAGTAA